From the genome of Denticeps clupeoides chromosome 4, fDenClu1.1, whole genome shotgun sequence, one region includes:
- the lamc2 gene encoding laminin subunit gamma-1: MRRACLLVLALLVGSSVRATYRPSASCQCNGKAAFCVLDHQGLRCVNCQANTEGRHCERCKPGFYQPWAGQGCMACNCSPSGSEAIGCNSAGRCLCKAGFSGDKCAQTSNSNSKLANGSIVKCSTQTRNLGNCLPCFCYGHSSDCSPANGYSVYNIASTFDSGSDGWRDSDAQCVTPSSAQFRWIQTNGDIEIVSRDIVPVYLLAPPKYLGNQVLSYGQTLSFSLRLDRGVRYPSPSDVVLEGAGLKVTAPLGDLRTVLPCGKRIIYTFRLDERPGSKWRPQLSSQQFQTLLSNLTAIKIRGTFGENSRGYVDNTNLVSARVGPGDPAGWVETCRCPAGYVGQFCESCAPGYRRRLPHNGPFSRCEPCLCRGGSCDPETGDCYSADETPSSGRCLSGSYHDPAQPARCLPCPCPLGNTCSLLPGTREVKCCPRGTTGVHCEHCDDGYYGDPLGQRGPRQACQPCRCNGHVNPKVQGSCNRQTGECVRCLNNTAGSSCERCLPGYYHGKPMEACRACGCSLLGSVSEACNDVGQCECKTGFEGRRCEQSGCPACFDPVKDEMQNFFYKLREMEDLLRGLDRASRPVNNAQLDRAVRTAEDVVADMQNKVVKLTESEMSLEQRLFDIWSAQLRENRDLQSISATVDQIRRRQQQYQKQISNLQGLISDIQQKLDKARRDLDLPLSDQVPDASSSFYDLEKKAVSLADEHQDKAANIQNTANSALAEAQKALNLMQSAMKEENAIRELVNNLKAEVETAASTAKALEEQAAGMKVVAMEESRTAAGTLDQIASLNISTPFMTDIAEVTATLNDVKDWMKNSLPELQAQQNATQNVKDAMESQLASGKAAKQITDQLLARANASTALADQAVKDINNTMSGLEDVLKKLKGAGDQLSPNITLAVEAIAKIPTINGTIQNATGTNAEIQNLLLGANKTYSATLANVSTLQDAVKQLETVSSSLPSISVLVQNASELNSNLKSLASQAANTNTRILTEKAKAEAQKDEVEKVAADASSAYRNANLTRDSVDETMKAVDYLLQTTGSSAPVDPTQVTKLQSAIDNARKRVTQELQPKLIELKQAEAIQKDTINRMIADINNMMEQINNLKEIQKTIPRGCYNSPPIERP, encoded by the exons CCTCAGCAAGTTGTCAGTGCAATGGCAAAGCGGCGTTCTGTGTGCTGGACCACCAAGGACTCCGGTGTGTCAACTGCCAGGCCAACACCGAGGGCAGACACTGCGAGCGCTGCAAACCTGGCTTCTACCAGCCCTGGGCGGGACAGGGCTGCATGGCCTGCAACTGCAGCCCGTCAG GTTCAGAGGCCATAGGCTGTAACAGTGCAGGCCGCTGTCTCTGCAAGGCTGGATTCTCTGGTGACAAATGTGCACAGACTTCCAACAGCAATTCAAAACTTGCCAACGGCAGCAT TGTTAAATGCTCGACACAAACGAGGAACCTTGGGAACTGCCTGCCGTGCTTCTGTTATGGACACTCAAGTGACTGCAGCCCAGCCAATGGGTATTCAGTTTATAACATCGCCTCGACGTTTGATTCAG GCTCTGATGGCTGGCGAGACTCTGATGCCCAATGTGTGACCCCATCCAGTGCTCAGTTCCGCTGGATCCAGACTAATGGTGACATTGAAATCGTCTCCAGGGACATTGTACCCGTGTACCTGCTTGCACCTC CAAAGTATCTGGGAAATCAGGTCCTCAGCTACGGCCAGACACTGTCCTTCAGCCTCCGCCTGGACAGAGGGGTCCGCTACCCCTCCCCCTCGGACGTGGTGCTGGAGGGTGCAGGCCTGAAAGTGACTGCACCGCTGGGTGACCTGAGGACGGTCTTGCCTTGTGGGAAGAGAATCATCTACACTTTCAG GCTGGATGAGCGTCCGGGAAGCAAGTGGAGGCCGCAGCTCTCATCTCAACAGTTTCAGACACTGTTAAGCAACCTGACCGCCATCAAGATCAGAGGGACTTTTGGTGAAAACT CGCGTGGCTACGTGGACAACACTAACCTGGTCTCAGCACGTGTCGGCCCTGGTGACCCTGCAGGTTGGGTGGAGACGTGCAGATGCCCTGCAGGATATGTCGGCCAGTTCTGTGAAAGCTGTGCTCCGGGATACAGGAGGCGGTTGCCTCATAATGGCCCGTTTAGCCGCTGTGAGCCATGCTTATGCAGGGGAGGAAGCTGTGATCCTGAGACGG GCGATTGCTACTCAGCTGACGAGACCCCCAGTTCAGGCCGCTGCCTCTCGGGTTCCTATCACGATCCCGCACAGCCTGCCAGGTGTCTGCCTTGCCCATGTCCCCTTGGCAACACTTGTTCTCTTCTGCCTGGGACTCGGGAAGTGAAGTGTTGCCCACGTGGGACCACAG GGGTGCATTGCGAGCATTGTGATGATGGTTACTATGGGGATCCGCTTGGGCAGAGGGGTCCTCGGCAGGCATGCCAGCCCTGTCGGTGTAATGGACATGTCAACCCCAAAGTCCAGGGCAGCTGCAACCGTCAAACAGGAGAGTGTGTGCGGTGTCTAAACAATACAGCTGGCTCCTCCTGTGAGCGGTGTCTCCCTGGGTACTACCATGGCAAGCCCATGGAAGCATGTCGGG CTTGTGGCTGCAGCTTGCTGGGTTCAGTGTCTGAGGCTTGCAATGACGTGGGACAGTGTGAGTGCAAGACAGGCTTTGAAGGACGTCGGTGTGAACAGTCCGGATGCCCAGCCTGCTTTGATCCAGTCAAGGATGAG ATGCAAAACTTCTTTTACAAACTCCGGGAGATGGAGGACCTGCTCCGTGGACTGGACAGGGCCAGCAGGCCTGTGAACAACGCTCAGCTGGACAGAGCGGTCAGAACTGCTGAGGATGTGGTTGCTGACATGCAGAACAAAGTTGTGAAACTCACAG aatctgAGATGAGCCTTGAACAGAGACTTTTTGACATCTGGTCTGCTCAACTAAGAGAAAATAGGGACCTGCAGAGCATCTCGGCAACTGTAGACCAGATCAGACGACGGCAACAGCAGTACCAGAAACAGATATCCAACCTCCAGGGGCTCATCAGTGATATCCAACAAAAGCTGGACAAAGCCAGAAGAGATCTG GATCTCCCTTTGAGTGACCAGGTACCAGATGCCAGTAGTTCATTCTATGATCTCGAGAAAAAAGCTGTGAGCCTGGCAGATGA GCACCAGGATAAAGCTGCAAACATACAGAATACAGCCAACAGTGCTCTGGCTGAGGCACAAAAAGCCCTGAACCTCATGCAATCTGCCATGAAAGAAGAAAATGCAATCAGGGAGCTGGTGAATAATCTGAAGGCAGA GGTTGAAACTGCTGCCTCTACGGCGAAGGCTTTAGAAGAGCAGGCCGCTGGTATGAAAGTGGTGGCCATGGAGGAGAGCAGGACAGCAGCTGGCACTCTGGACCAGATCGCTTCACTGAACATCTCAACACCTTTCATG ACGGACATTGCTGAAGTAACTGCCACCCTGAATGATGTGAAGGATTGGATGAAAAACAGTCTACCTGAACTCCAGGCCCAACAGAATGCCACCCAGAATGTGAAAGATGCAATGGAGAGTCAGCTGGCCAGTGGGAAAGCTGCAAAGCAG ATCACAGATCAGTTGTTAGCAAGAGCTAATGCATCCACGGCACTGGCAGACCAGGCCGTAAAAGACATCAACAACACCATGAGCGGTTTGGAAGATGTTCTGAAGAAGCTCAAAG GAGCTGGTGACCAGCTCAGCCCTAACATCACACTGGCAGTCGAGGCCATTGCCAAGATTCCTACCATCAATGGCACCATTCAGAATGCCACTGGCACCAATGCTGAGATCCAGAATCTGTTGCTGGGTGCAAATAAGACCTACAGTGCAACTTTGGCCAATGTCAGCACTCTTCAAGATGCTGTGAAACAGCTGGAG ACTGTTTCCAGCTCACTCCCATCCATCTCTGTACTTGTGCAAAACGCTAGTGAGCTCAACAGCAACCTGAAAAGCCTGGCGTCTCAAGCGGCCAACACAAATACCAGAATTCTGACTGAGAAAGCCAAAGCAGAAGCTCAGAAAGATGAAGTGGAGAAG GTTGCAGCAGATGCAAGCTCTGCATACCGAAATGCAAATTTGACCAGAGATTCTGTTGATGAGACCATGAAGGCTGTGGATTACCTCCTACAAACAACTG GTTCTTCTGCTCCAGTTGATCCCACACAGGTGACAAAGCTACAGAGTGCCATAGACAATGCCCGCAAACGTGTCACCCAGGAGCTCCAGCCCAAACTGATAGAACTGAAGCAGGCTGAAGCCATTCAGAAAGACACCATCAATCGGATGATTGCTGACATCAACAATATGATGGAGCAAATTAACAACCTCAAGGAGATCCAGAAGACCATACCTAGGGGTTGCTACAACTCACCCCCCATAGAGAGGCCCTAA
- the nmnat2 gene encoding nicotinamide/nicotinic acid mononucleotide adenylyltransferase 2, with product MTERSKTHVILLSCGSFNPVTRGHLHMFEKAREYLHKTGRFIVIGGIISPVHDSYGKAGLVPSRHRLTMCQLAVQSSDWIRVDPWECYQDTWQTTCSVLEHHRDLMKRVTGCILSNVNTPSTTPVIGQPQKETPMYQNHNPANKPTAIKLWGKMSESLGKICCVRPHIERFTFVDENANLGTAMRYEEIELRILLLCGSDLLESFCIPGLWKESDMEVIVGDFGVVVVPRDGTDTERIINHSSVLRKHKDNIIVVKDDINHPMSVVSSTKSRLALQHGDGHVVEYLNQPVIDYILQSQLYINASG from the exons ATGACAGAAAGGAGCAAGACGCACGTCATCCTGCTGTCGTGCGGCAGCTTCAACCCCGTCACCAGAGGACACCTTCACATGTTCG AAAAAGCCAGAGAGTATCTTCACAAGACTGGCCGCTTTATTGTGATTGGTGGAATCATTTCCCCCGTGCATGACTCCTACGGCAAAGCG GGTCTTGTCCCCAGCCGACATCGCCTCACCATGTGTCAGCTGGCAGTCCAGTCCTCTGATTGGATCAG ggttGATCCCTGGGAATGTTATCAGGATACCTGGCAGACAACCTGTAGTGTACTTGAGCATCACCGAGATCTTATgaag AGAGTGACGGGATGCATTTTGTCCAATGTGAACACACCGTCCACAACTCCTGTGATTGGTCAGCCGCAGAAGGAGACTCCAATGTACCAGAACCACAACCCGGCAAACAAACCAACAGCCA TTAAGCTGTGGGGAAAGATGAGTGAAAGCCTTGGGAAAATTTGCTGCGTCCGCCCACACATTGAGCGCTTTACCTTCGTGG ATGAAAATGCCAACCTTGGGACTGCCATGAGATATGAAGAAATTG AGCTGCGTATCCTGCTCCTGTGTGGAAGTGATCTTTTGGAGTCGTTCTGCATCCCTGGCCTGTGGAAGGAGAGTGAT ATGGAGGTTATTGTAGGAGACTTTGGAGTTGTGGTCGTTCCTCGGGATGGAACGGACACAGAAAGGATAATAAATCACTCTTCTGTGCTCCGTAAGCACAAG GACAATATCATTGTGGTAAAGGACGACATCAACCACCCGATGTCTGTCGTCAGCTCAACCAAGAGCAG ACTGGCTCTCCAGCATGGTGATGGGCACGTGGTGGAGTACCTGAACCAGCCGGTCATTGACTACATCCTTCAGAGTCAGCTCTACATCAACGCCTCCGGATAG